A stretch of the Balaenoptera musculus isolate JJ_BM4_2016_0621 chromosome 18, mBalMus1.pri.v3, whole genome shotgun sequence genome encodes the following:
- the C1QTNF9 gene encoding complement C1q and tumor necrosis factor-related protein 9A isoform X1 yields MRIWWLLFVSGVCAGMVNSQDTCGQGHPGVPGNPGHSGLPGRGGRDGAKGDKGDAGEPGHPGGPGKDGMTGEKGEPGADGNVEAKGVKGDQGSRGPPGKHGPQGLVGPMGEKGLRGETGAQGQKGEKGDVGPVGPEGPKGSTGPSGPTGLPGPVGPTGKPGPRGDAGPLGPQGEPGARGMRGWKGDRGEKGKTGETPVLPKSAFTVGLTVLSKFPPSDAPVKFDRILYNEFGHYDVATGKFTCHVAGVYYFTYHVTVFSRNVQVSLVKNGVKVLHTKDGYMSSEDQASGGIVLQLKLGDEVWLQVTGGERFNGLFADEDDDTTFTGLLLFCSA; encoded by the exons ATGAGGATCTGGTGGCTCCTGTTCGTCTCCGGAGTCTGCGCAGGGATGGTGAACTCACAGGACACCTGCGGGCAGGGCCACCCTGGCGTCCCCGGGAACCCGGGTCACAGTGGATTGCCCGGGAGAGGTGGGCGAGATGGAGCAAAGGGCGACAAGGGGGACGCAG GCGAACCAGGACATCCTGGTGGCCCAGGGAAGGACGGGATGACCGGAGAGAAAGGAGAACCAG GAGCCGATGGAAACGTTGAAGCAAAGGGCGTGAAAGGTGATCAGGGCTCAAGAGGCCCCCCAGGGAAACACGGGCCACAGGGACTTGTGGGCCCCATGGGAGAGAAAGGCCTCAGAGGAGAGACCGGCGCCCAAGGGCAGAAGGGGGAGAAGGGCGACGTGGGTCCCGTTGGTCCAGAAGGGCCAAAGGGCAGCACTGGACCTTCGGGCCCAACTGGTTTACCTGGCCCCGTGGGCCCCACTGGAAAGCCGGGTCCCAGGGGAGATGCCGGCCCCTTGGGGCCCCAGGGTGAGCCTGGAGCCCGGGGAATGAGAGGCTGGAAAGGGGATcgaggagaaaaagggaaaactggGGAGACGCCAGTCTTGCCCAAAAGCGCCTTCACCGTGGGGCTCACGGTGCTGAGCAAGTTCCCTCCGTCAGACGCGCCCGTCAAGTTCGACAGGATCCTGTACAACGAGTTTGGCCACTACGACGTGGCCACGGGGAAATTCACCTGCCACGTCGCCGGCGTCTATTACTTCACCTACCACGTCACCGTTTTCTCCAGGAACGTCCAGGTGTCTTTGGTCAAAAACGGGGTTAAAGTCCTGCACACCAAGGACGGTTACATGAGCTCCGAGGACCAGGCGTCGGGTGGCATCGTCCTGCAGCTGAAGCTCGGGGACGAGGTGTGGCTGCAGGTGACGGGAGGGGAGAGGTTCAACGGCTTGTTTGCGGATGAGGACGACGACACCACGTTCACGGGCCTCCTCCTGTTCTGCAGCGCGTGA
- the C1QTNF9 gene encoding complement C1q and tumor necrosis factor-related protein 9A isoform X2 codes for MRIWWLLFVSGVCAGMVNSQDTCGQGHPGVPGNPGHSGLPGRGGRDGAKGDKGDAGADGNVEAKGVKGDQGSRGPPGKHGPQGLVGPMGEKGLRGETGAQGQKGEKGDVGPVGPEGPKGSTGPSGPTGLPGPVGPTGKPGPRGDAGPLGPQGEPGARGMRGWKGDRGEKGKTGETPVLPKSAFTVGLTVLSKFPPSDAPVKFDRILYNEFGHYDVATGKFTCHVAGVYYFTYHVTVFSRNVQVSLVKNGVKVLHTKDGYMSSEDQASGGIVLQLKLGDEVWLQVTGGERFNGLFADEDDDTTFTGLLLFCSA; via the exons ATGAGGATCTGGTGGCTCCTGTTCGTCTCCGGAGTCTGCGCAGGGATGGTGAACTCACAGGACACCTGCGGGCAGGGCCACCCTGGCGTCCCCGGGAACCCGGGTCACAGTGGATTGCCCGGGAGAGGTGGGCGAGATGGAGCAAAGGGCGACAAGGGGGACGCAG GAGCCGATGGAAACGTTGAAGCAAAGGGCGTGAAAGGTGATCAGGGCTCAAGAGGCCCCCCAGGGAAACACGGGCCACAGGGACTTGTGGGCCCCATGGGAGAGAAAGGCCTCAGAGGAGAGACCGGCGCCCAAGGGCAGAAGGGGGAGAAGGGCGACGTGGGTCCCGTTGGTCCAGAAGGGCCAAAGGGCAGCACTGGACCTTCGGGCCCAACTGGTTTACCTGGCCCCGTGGGCCCCACTGGAAAGCCGGGTCCCAGGGGAGATGCCGGCCCCTTGGGGCCCCAGGGTGAGCCTGGAGCCCGGGGAATGAGAGGCTGGAAAGGGGATcgaggagaaaaagggaaaactggGGAGACGCCAGTCTTGCCCAAAAGCGCCTTCACCGTGGGGCTCACGGTGCTGAGCAAGTTCCCTCCGTCAGACGCGCCCGTCAAGTTCGACAGGATCCTGTACAACGAGTTTGGCCACTACGACGTGGCCACGGGGAAATTCACCTGCCACGTCGCCGGCGTCTATTACTTCACCTACCACGTCACCGTTTTCTCCAGGAACGTCCAGGTGTCTTTGGTCAAAAACGGGGTTAAAGTCCTGCACACCAAGGACGGTTACATGAGCTCCGAGGACCAGGCGTCGGGTGGCATCGTCCTGCAGCTGAAGCTCGGGGACGAGGTGTGGCTGCAGGTGACGGGAGGGGAGAGGTTCAACGGCTTGTTTGCGGATGAGGACGACGACACCACGTTCACGGGCCTCCTCCTGTTCTGCAGCGCGTGA
- the SPATA13 gene encoding spermatogenesis-associated protein 13 isoform X5, which produces MDEQELGFKAGDVIQVLEASHKDWWWGRSADREAWFPASFVRLRVNQEELSEGASGSPGEEPAEDAGRGRHKHPESKRQMRTNVIQEIMDTERVYIKHLRDICEGYIRQCRKHTAMFTVAQLATIFGNIEDIYKFQRKFLKDLEKQYNKEEPHLSEIGSCFLQHQEGFAIYSEYCNNHPGACAELAGLMKQGRYRHFFEACRLLQQMIDIAIDGFLLTPVQKICKYPLQLAELLKYTTQEHSDYSNIKAAYEAMKNVACLINERKRKLESIDKIARWQVSIVGWEGQDILERSSELIHSGELTRVTRQGKSQQRTFFLFDHQLVACKKDLLRRDVLYYRGRTDMDAVELVDLEDGRDGARTLGVRNAFKLVSRTGDEAHLFCAKKPEDKVRWLQACRDERRRVQEDRAMGMEISENQKKLAMLNAQKAGHGKSKGYGGGCPSAPPLQSLRPVHQRHVTVPASLPQQQVFALAEPKRKPSLFWHTFNKLTPFRK; this is translated from the exons ATGGATGAGCAGGAGCTGGGCTTCAAGGCCGGCGACGTCATCCAGGTCCTGGAAGCTTCCCACAAGGACTGGTGGTGGGGCCGCAGCGCGGACAGGGAGGCCTGGTTCCCCGCCAGCTTCGTCCGA CTGCGGGTCAATCAGGAGGAGCTCTCGGAGGGCGCCAGCGGCAGCCCGGGCGAGGAGCCGGCGGAGGACGCGGGCCGGGGCCGCCACAAGCACCCTGAGAGCAAGCGGCAGATGCGGACCAACGTCATCCAGGAGATCATGGACACCGAGCGGGTGTACATCAAGCACCTCCGGGACATCTGCGAG GGCTACATTCGACAGTGCCGCAAGCACACGGCGATGTTCACGGTCGCACAGCTCGCCACCATTTTTGGAAACAttgaagatatttacaaattccAAAGAAAGTTCCTGAAAGACCTTGAGAAACAGTACAATAAAGAGGAGCCTCACCTGAGTGAAATAGGGTCCTGCTTTCTTCAACAC CAAGAGGGCTTCGCCATCTACTCCGAGTACTGCAACAACCACCCGGGCGCCTGCGCCGAGCTGGCGGGCCTGATGAAGCAGGGCCGCTACCGACACTTCTTCGAGGCCTGCCGGCTGCTGCAGCAGATGATCGACATCGCCATTGACGGCTTCCTGCTGACGCCCGTGCAGAAGATCTGCAAGTACCCGCTGCAGCTGGCCGAGCTGCTCAAGTACACCACTCAGGAGCACAG CGATTACAGCAACATAAAGGCAGCGTACGAGGCCATGAAGAACGTCGCCTGTCTGATCAATGAGCGAAAACGCAAGCTGGAAAGCATAGACAAGATAGCACGGTGGCAGGTGTCCATCGTGGGCTGGGAG GGCCAGGACATCCTCGAGCGCAGCTCGGAGCTGATCCACTCCGGGGAGCTGACCAGGGTCACCCGGCAGGGCAAGAGCCAGCAGCGGACGTTCTTCCTGTTTGACCACCAGCTGGTGGCCTGCAAGAAGGACCTGCTGCGGAGGGACGTGCTCTACTACCGCGGCCGCACGGACATGGACGCCGTGGAACTCGTGGACCTGGAGGACGGCCGCGACGGTGCCCGCACCCTTGGCGTCAGAAACGCCTTCAAGCTGGTCAGCAGGACGGGTGACGAGGCGCACCTGTTCTGTGCCAAGAAGCCTGAGGACAAGGTGCGGTGGCTGCAGGCCTGCAGGGACGAGCGCAGGCGGGTGCAGGAGGACCGGGCGATGG GAATGGAAATTTCAGAAAATCAGAAGAAACTCGCCATGTTAAATGCTCAAAAGGCAGGACACGGAAAGTCAAAAG GCTACGGCGGAGGATGCCCTTCGGCCCCCCCGCTCCAGAGCCTGCGGCCGGTCCACCAGCGCCACGTCACCGTGCCCGCCAGCCTGCCGCAGCAGCAGGTGTTCGCGCTGGCGGAGCCCAAGAGGAAGCCGTCGCTGTTCTGGCACACCTTCAACAAGCTCACCCCCTTCAGGAAGTGA
- the SPATA13 gene encoding spermatogenesis-associated protein 13 isoform X4: MVARGEIARFWSLESLHLVSSDGGAEPSALADDNGSEEDYSYEDLCRASPRYLQPGGEQLAINELISDGSVVCAEALWDHVTMDEQELGFKAGDVIQVLEASHKDWWWGRSADREAWFPASFVRLRVNQEELSEGASGSPGEEPAEDAGRGRHKHPESKRQMRTNVIQEIMDTERVYIKHLRDICEGYIRQCRKHTAMFTVAQLATIFGNIEDIYKFQRKFLKDLEKQYNKEEPHLSEIGSCFLQHQEGFAIYSEYCNNHPGACAELAGLMKQGRYRHFFEACRLLQQMIDIAIDGFLLTPVQKICKYPLQLAELLKYTTQEHSDYSNIKAAYEAMKNVACLINERKRKLESIDKIARWQVSIVGWEGQDILERSSELIHSGELTRVTRQGKSQQRTFFLFDHQLVACKKDLLRRDVLYYRGRTDMDAVELVDLEDGRDGARTLGVRNAFKLVSRTGDEAHLFCAKKPEDKVRWLQACRDERRRVQEDRAMGMEISENQKKLAMLNAQKAGHGKSKGYGGGCPSAPPLQSLRPVHQRHVTVPASLPQQQVFALAEPKRKPSLFWHTFNKLTPFRK; encoded by the exons tttctTCTGATGGCGGTGCGGAGCCGTCTGCCCTAGCGGATGACAATGGCAGCGAGGAGGACTACAGCTATGAAGACCTCTGTCGGGCCAGCCCCCGGTACCTGCAGCCGGGCGGGGAGCAGCTGGCCATCAACGAG CTGATCAGCGATGGCAGCGTGGTCTGCGCCGAGGCCCTGTGGGACCACGTGACCATGGATGAGCAGGAGCTGGGCTTCAAGGCCGGCGACGTCATCCAGGTCCTGGAAGCTTCCCACAAGGACTGGTGGTGGGGCCGCAGCGCGGACAGGGAGGCCTGGTTCCCCGCCAGCTTCGTCCGA CTGCGGGTCAATCAGGAGGAGCTCTCGGAGGGCGCCAGCGGCAGCCCGGGCGAGGAGCCGGCGGAGGACGCGGGCCGGGGCCGCCACAAGCACCCTGAGAGCAAGCGGCAGATGCGGACCAACGTCATCCAGGAGATCATGGACACCGAGCGGGTGTACATCAAGCACCTCCGGGACATCTGCGAG GGCTACATTCGACAGTGCCGCAAGCACACGGCGATGTTCACGGTCGCACAGCTCGCCACCATTTTTGGAAACAttgaagatatttacaaattccAAAGAAAGTTCCTGAAAGACCTTGAGAAACAGTACAATAAAGAGGAGCCTCACCTGAGTGAAATAGGGTCCTGCTTTCTTCAACAC CAAGAGGGCTTCGCCATCTACTCCGAGTACTGCAACAACCACCCGGGCGCCTGCGCCGAGCTGGCGGGCCTGATGAAGCAGGGCCGCTACCGACACTTCTTCGAGGCCTGCCGGCTGCTGCAGCAGATGATCGACATCGCCATTGACGGCTTCCTGCTGACGCCCGTGCAGAAGATCTGCAAGTACCCGCTGCAGCTGGCCGAGCTGCTCAAGTACACCACTCAGGAGCACAG CGATTACAGCAACATAAAGGCAGCGTACGAGGCCATGAAGAACGTCGCCTGTCTGATCAATGAGCGAAAACGCAAGCTGGAAAGCATAGACAAGATAGCACGGTGGCAGGTGTCCATCGTGGGCTGGGAG GGCCAGGACATCCTCGAGCGCAGCTCGGAGCTGATCCACTCCGGGGAGCTGACCAGGGTCACCCGGCAGGGCAAGAGCCAGCAGCGGACGTTCTTCCTGTTTGACCACCAGCTGGTGGCCTGCAAGAAGGACCTGCTGCGGAGGGACGTGCTCTACTACCGCGGCCGCACGGACATGGACGCCGTGGAACTCGTGGACCTGGAGGACGGCCGCGACGGTGCCCGCACCCTTGGCGTCAGAAACGCCTTCAAGCTGGTCAGCAGGACGGGTGACGAGGCGCACCTGTTCTGTGCCAAGAAGCCTGAGGACAAGGTGCGGTGGCTGCAGGCCTGCAGGGACGAGCGCAGGCGGGTGCAGGAGGACCGGGCGATGG GAATGGAAATTTCAGAAAATCAGAAGAAACTCGCCATGTTAAATGCTCAAAAGGCAGGACACGGAAAGTCAAAAG GCTACGGCGGAGGATGCCCTTCGGCCCCCCCGCTCCAGAGCCTGCGGCCGGTCCACCAGCGCCACGTCACCGTGCCCGCCAGCCTGCCGCAGCAGCAGGTGTTCGCGCTGGCGGAGCCCAAGAGGAAGCCGTCGCTGTTCTGGCACACCTTCAACAAGCTCACCCCCTTCAGGAAGTGA